A single genomic interval of Lathyrus oleraceus cultivar Zhongwan6 chromosome 7, CAAS_Psat_ZW6_1.0, whole genome shotgun sequence harbors:
- the LOC127106950 gene encoding uncharacterized protein LOC127106950 translates to MNKSRKTGSSIFRGHPCRRSVESRPSSRSSQSIFSVTGVSHAKSVDGDDYSDVFGGPPRSLLVHKISNSDSFYEEIIRMPEFTPPVEKCDMTLPVFKIPARNEGFFSDIFGSDDDRKSRERSGSLSKANSSSALSSEELSPCRPINGDDVPLSVLASKLRPSSLPWKWNSSTMVPEQYPSKEEVSFFPCNNVHSFENNEYKTNIKSSAHGFSKRASSPETISLGSSSYQGVKVFPDDSEFNSPSESKCSIHDQVLSEQIMQQEEDDDESDDDYSDDDDDDFMSSYVIEINSDLRKGECEASDIDEAIAWAKEKFQSGSPNEESRMKNDSNEQTVQRQGSSDANEYHDNGIGKVEPPKKQQTETEKLDENIRMWSYGKETDIRLLLSTLHHILWQESGWYTVSLVNLKGNSQVKRAYQKARLCLHPDKLQQKGATFLHKYVAEQAFSILQDAWAAFISEDVSI, encoded by the exons ATGAACAAGTCACGAAAAACTGGTTCGAGCATATTCCGGGGCCACCCTTGCCGGCGATCAGTGGAGAGCCGGCCATCTTCCCGGAGTAGCCAGTCCATTTTCTCCGTCACCGGCGTTTCCCATGCCAAATCTGTTGATGGAGATGACTACTCCGACGTCTTTGGAGGCCCACCTAGATCACTCCTCGTCCACAAAATCTCTAACTCCGATTCGTTCTACGAAGAAATTATCCGCATGCCGGAGTTCACACCTCCGGTGGAGAAGTGTGACATGACCTTGCCCGTGTTCAAGATTCCGGCGAGAAACGAGGGATTTTTCAGCGACATCTTCGGGTCGGACGACGACCGGAAGTCAAGAGAGCGGTCTGGGTCCCTCTCGAAAGCAAATTCTTCGTCGGCACTGAGTTCTGAGGAGCTAAGCCCTTGCCGGCCGATTAACGGAGACGACGTGCCACTGTCTGTTCTTGCTTCAAAGCTGAG GCCAAGCAGTCTCCCATGGAAATGGAACTCATCAACTATGGTACCTGAACAATACCCAAGTAAAGAAGAGGTGTCATTTTTTCCATGCAATAATGTCCACTCATTTGAAAACAATGAATACAAGACAAACATCAAAAGCTCTGCTCATGGATTCTCAAAAAGAGCCTCATCCCCGGAAACAATTAGTCTTGGATCCAGTTCATATCAAGGTGTCAAAGTATTCCCAGATGACTCCGAGTTCAATTCTCCATCTGAATCAAAATGTTCTATTCATGATCAAGTGCTTTCAGAACAAATTATGCAACAGGAGGAGGATGACGATGAAAGCGATGATGATTACAGcgacgatgatgatgatgattttatGAGCTCTTATGTTATCGAGATTAACTCCGACCTCAGAAAGGGAGAATGTGAAGCATCAGACATTGATGAAGCAATTGCATGGGCCAAAGAGAAGTTTCAGTCCGGTAGCCCTAACGAAGAGTCAAGAATGAAAAACGATAGCAATGAGCAGACTGTTCAAAGACAAG GAAGCTCTGATGCAAATGAATACCATGATAATGGAATTGGGAAAGTTGAACCTCCTAAG AAGCAACAGACAGAAACAGAGAAGTTGGATGAAAACATAAGAATGTGGTCATATGGCAAAGAAACTGACATCAGGCTACTGCTCTCAACACTACACCAT ATTCTATGGCAGGAGAGTGGCTGGTATACGGTTTCTCTTGTGAATCTAAAAGGAAACTCACAGGTGAAAAGGGCTTATCAGAAAGCAAGGTTATGTCTACATCCAGACAAACTACAACAGAAAGGCGCAACATTCCTGCACAAGTATGTAGCAGAGCAAGCTTTCTCCATTCTTCAG GATGCATGGGCTGCATTCATTTCTGAAGATGTTTCAATTTGA